A genome region from Carya illinoinensis cultivar Pawnee chromosome 2, C.illinoinensisPawnee_v1, whole genome shotgun sequence includes the following:
- the LOC122300952 gene encoding NDR1/HIN1-like protein 13, whose amino-acid sequence MTDRVFPSSKPATNGTAPAANGTFPATKSQLYGATRPAYRPQPHHRRRHGRSCWCSCCLWSTFTIILLLLLVAIAGAIFYLVYRPHRPSFSVTSLKLSYLNVTSSTLNSKLDLNINAKNPNKKLVFIYNPLIISILSSDIDIGDGTVPSFVHGKKNTTLLKATITSSGRELDSASAATLKRGMKSNKGLPLKIKLDTKVKAKMGGIKTPKIGIRVSCDGIKATVPSGKTAVTASTSNAKCKVDIRIKIWKWTF is encoded by the coding sequence ATGACGGACAGGGTCTTTCCCTCTTCCAAGCCCGCCACCAACGGCACCGCCCCAGCTGCCAACGGAACCTTCCCGGCCACCAAGTCACAACTATACGGCGCCACACGCCCCGCCTACCGCCCCCAACCCCACCACCGCCGTCGCCACGGCCGTAGCTGCTGGTGCTCCTGCTGCCTCTGGTCCACCTTCACCATcattcttctccttctcctagTCGCCATCGCTGGCGCCATATTCTACCTCGTTTACCGCCCCCACCGCCCGTCTTTCTCCGTCACCAGCCTCAAACTCTCCTACCTCAACGTCACCTCTTCTACTCTCAACTCCAAGCTCGACCTCAACATCAACGCCAAGAACCCGAACAAGAAGCTCGTTTTCATCTATAACCCCCTCATCATCTCTATTCTCTCCAGCGACATCGATATTGGCGACGGAACTGTTCCCTCCTTCGTGCATGGCAAAAAGAACACAACCCTTTTGAAGGCTACTATTACGAGCAGTGGCAGAGAGCTGGACAGCGCGTCTGCTGCTACTTTGAAGAGGGGCATGAAAAGTAACAAGGGTCTGCCATTGAAGATAAAGCTCGACACAAAAGTGAAGGCCAAGATGGGAGGAATCAAGACCCCAAAGATTGGAATTAGGGTTTCTTGTGATGGCATTAAAGCTACCGTTCCTTCTGGTAAGACGGCGGTGACTGCTTCTACTTCGAACGCCAAGTGTAAGGTTGACATCAGAATTAAGATCTGGAAATGGACTTTCTGA